ggtttgggttggaagggacattaaagctcatccagttccatgtGATGTGATGCTCTTTGATTATATGtactgaaatgaatttttagAGAAGGACTGGGTAGTGTTgtttgatgagaagctcaacatgacccagcaatgtatacttgagcccagaaagccaaccgtgtgctgggcttcatcaaaaggagtgtgggcagcaggttgagggaggggattctccccctgtactctgctctggtgagaccccccctgcagttctgtgtccagctctggggcccccagcacaagagggacgtggagctgttggagtgagtccagaggaggccatggagatgctgcgagggctggagcagctctgctctggagtcaggctgagagagctgggctgggtcagcctggagaagagaaggctcctgaaggggacaccttagagcagctccagtgcctaaaggggctccaggaaacctggagaggggctttggacaagggcctgtagggacaggccaaggggaatggctttaacctgccaaaggggagattgagatgagctcttaggcagaagttcttccctgtgagggtgctgaggagctgtcagagggtgcccagggaagctgtggctgccccatccctggaatgttcaaggccaggttggacaggctTTGCCCTAGGCTTTGAGATggggctttaaggtcccttccaacccaaaccattctgtgattttatgatgatgattctatgatgttagCGCACATTAATTAGTCCAAGAAAAGGAATTGCCACAAGAGCCCAGCAGCTGGGGTGCTTCCTTACATGACTCTGCTAGGATATTGGAAACTTTGTCtccttttcaggaaaaaagacaactttAGGCTCAGATGAGAAGTTTTCCAAAGTCTGATATTTTAGTTTCACATAATAATTGACAAGAGCTTGTTCATGCCTTATGAAAAGCACTGTATTTGGTCACCGCTGTTCTCAGAGCCTTCTTTATGTTGTTATTTCTTAAGCTGTAGATGAGGGGATTGACCAGTGGAGTCAGAACTGTGTAGCAGATAGAGAACACTTTGTGGAGGTCTCTCAGTGTGTTTGACTTTGGTACCAAGTACACAACAATCAGGGTCCCATAGAAAAGTGTCACCACAGTGAGGTGGGAAGAACAAGTAGAAAAAGCTTTATGCCTTCCTGTGGAGGATGGGATCCTGAGGACAGTGTTGCTGATATATGCATAAGATGTGAGTGTCAAGAGAAATGGGAGTAGTGTCAAAAGAGAGGTCAAGATGAATGTTACAAGCTCAATCGAGTGGGTATCGCTGCAGGAGAGTTTTACCACTGGGATGAAGTCACAGAAGAAATGATCAATTTCGTTTGGGCCACAGAAAATTAGCTGTGGCATCAGAGAGGTGACTATGGCACTAGCCAACAACCCAGTAACCCAAGAGCTGCCTGCTAACTGGAGGCAGCGCCGGTCATTCATTATTGTGGTATAATGTAACGGTTTGCATATCGCAATGTACCGGTCATAAGACATGACAGTCAGGAGACAGCATTCTGCACCTGCTAGCCCAGCGAAGAAAAAGTACTGCAAAAAGCAACCATGAAGTGAAATACCATATTTGTTTGTCAGGAAATTCGCCAGCATTCTGGGCAGGATGGTGGAAGTGTAACAGGTCTCCAAGAATGACAGATTCCCCAGGAAAAAGAACATGGGATTATGAAGGTGATGATCAGTCACAACCAGCACCATGATCAGGAGGTTCCCTAACACAGTTGTAATGTAGATCACTAGAAACATCAAGAAGAGGATAAACTGTACTTCTGGGATACTTTGGAAACCTACGATGATGAATTCCACAACGGCTGTTTTattcccctgctctgctcttctcatGACTGTAACAGTTAAAGTCTTTAACATAAAAACTTAATCTGCTTTTAAACTATTATTCGgatgtcaaaaaagaaaataaaatcaagaaagTTGTTTTGCAGCCTTCATGTGAGATAAGAATGACCCGTGCTTGGAACCGCACACTCTCAGTGAATGCCAGGGACCTGGTTTTCTTTGGAGATTTGAAAAAGCCAATTTGCAGTGATTGGTCAGAGAACAGTAATTCTTCACTCACAggtatttgttttgaatttcaTCCAAAGATTTCATTATGTGCAGtggaaatgtttgatttttttgtgcttttcagttCCATCTCTTGAGATAATAATTTTCCTGTAAGAGTCAAGTATCAAGCAACCATATTCGGTGGTCAAGTAGCCGGTAACAGAGGTGGTAAAGTTATTTCCCCTGTTACCAGCTTGGAAAGATAAAGGTATTTAATGCTCAgcttttactgtattttctggtatataaatctggttttaaagATGTTCAGTGGGCACAGTCAAGTCCTGCTTATTGTCTGCTTTTGTCTGAACCAAAATGCCTCTTCTGTTCAGAGATCCTCAGAGAGATCAGCTgtggttaagaaaaaaaatataaattttattacataatacaatgatttttattttcaaaaaaccttttttttgcCAATATTTTATTAGCATCAAAATAatgattcctttttttatataattatttgtaaaagaagaaggaaaaggcttttcagtTAATTGAAAATCGTTCTAATATCTCTGTAcccttgttttcttcctcataaGTTACGTGAGAGAAGGGGAGGAACtaaaatgacatatttttttctctgcatgaggcaattgaaaatgaaagatgtttttgttttaaaccaggATGTTTTCATAAGGAAGGAAATTAAGCAAAGGCAAAGTGATGCAGGAAAGTGTTGTAAatgcagaaatgtaaaatgacaTTTCCCACTCCCATCTATTTCCCAAGAAAAATCTaacacagcttttcctctttaattttgGTCTTGAAAGAACTTACCGTGTTCATTCATCTTCCATTTCTTGGTGGCTCAGTGTAGGTCGTGCAGAACATCAGCACACTTTCACTGTGTCGTACTAAAGACTGTTACAAAATCTTGTGAGTTTCCTTCTTCATCTTTTATACAGTCCCTGTTCTTGCATTTCTGCCTTCTCAGTAAGTAAGCCTGACTACACCTGGAAAGCTCTAGATTGACTCATGATTCATATAATTTCtctcttggggaaaaaaaaagcaaaacctggcATCTCCCTTCATCATTTGCAGAATAACTCCCTTAGCACTTTTCCTAGAGGCATTTAAAACTGTGGCCGTGGGAGGATCTGAAGagtaatgtttcttttcagacaaTAAGAAAGTTTTAGAAGGTCAAAGAATATTAAAGAGACAAAACACATCTAACTTCCATTTTTTTGCAACTTGTTTGCCACTCCAGAATGGTGAGCATCTCATCCAGGTCCTCTGTCTTATTTACCAAACCTGTTCAGTTGTCCCAGATGTCataatgatagaatcatagaatagttagggttggaaataATGTGTCTAAACTGGCAATAGCTGCTGTACCTATTTAAATCCTATTTATAGGCAACAGAGTGACAGATAGTACAGGATACAGTTTCTTGGCTGGGTGAACAGGCATACAgatggcaggggtttggaacgagatgatccttaagatcccttccaactgaaaccattctatggttctatgaaataTACCCTGTAGGCAGAAAATTAGGTATCTTAGTGTGTGATTCACGTCCATAGAAAATGCCTTATGTTACCTATTTTCTACAGATACCTATGCCAGTACATGAAGCTCTAAGAACTTTCCTTCAGGCTTCTTGAGGAGTGGTTCAGGTCATTGTGTTTGGCATAATCTGTTTTTGGAGGAACAGAGCAACTCCACACAAGTCCGAAAGTAACACAGATAAAAAGAGGACGAGCCTGTTCTCTAGGACCTGGCAGCTATATGCAGCCTCCGTGAATGTTGTGGTTCCCTGACTGACAAACCTTTCCTGTAAGAACATGAACAGAAGGATTTGACCTCCCATGAGATAGAGCAGGTAAGAAGAggtggagaagagaaaaggaagagcagtAAATGGAAGGCAATAGGGTTTTTGAAGCAGTAACTTATGTTACTGTATCTTATTCTGGTTTTAAAGAAAGGTTTGGCTCTActttcttcatcctcctctATTAAGCACTTGTTGAAAGCGATAAGGCCCTCTTGACCCTTCTTTCCTTAGGACTGAACAAAATCCAGTGGTGGAGCAGCCATAATGGCAAGCcaataataatggaaaaataccaGAGAAGGTTAACTGCGTAGCTGGGAGGCCAGGATATCCTTGATATGCTTAGCTCAGAGCCTGAGATAAACACAGACCAAAGGAACCACAATAACAAACCAGCCTTCTAAGAAAGTGAAAGGCAACAACAAAAGTTCCAGGAAGTTCCAGTTACTATCTATACCACTTACAGCCATTTACGTATCTACACCGAAGGTATAAATGCAGTTCTCTATTTAACCAAAGCGACCCTCTGTGGGTGAGATCTTCCATAAAGACAGGACCTGGCTGACTCTGGACTCTGTGATGCAGATCGTCTTTGAAGTGAGACCTTTCTGTCATTGATTGGCTCCACTCCTGGGAGTTTTTCGGTGAGTGCCATGCCGGTAACACTTCAAACAATATGTGTATTGTATATGTATAGATGtggagagattgcaggagctgggcctgtttagtctggagaagagcagactgagacGGGATCTTATTAATGCAAAGGCCAgaaggatggtgccagactcttttcagtggtgcccagtgacaggacgagcaatggccataaactaaaacacaagaactttcacctcaacatgaggaagaacttctttctgttgagggtgtcagagcactggaacaggctgcccaggcgAGTTTTGGAGTCTCCCTTTCTGGAGACATTCCGAATCCACCTGGGTgcgttcctgtgtgacctgctctagttaccctgccttggcagggggttggactggatgatctccaaaggtcccttccaacctgaacaattctgtgattctgtgattgtctTACATTGCTGCCATCCCAACAATTGACTGTGGTCAACAGACTATGGAATATACTTGTTGCCAAAGTATTCCATGTTCGCTGTTAAGGAGGGTCCATACCTGGAGTTCAGAAAATGAGTCATGATaccatgaaaaaaatgaatattgaaGCTTGGCCATACTGGGACTAAACCCATATTGAGCAGCAATAGTGGTGTTTTAGATTCTGATGGAGACATTAGGAACAGGGCAGGCACATAATCAGTATTGCACTTGTCAGTCAGCACTGCCAGGGAACTGGAATATTGCCGTTTATTTTATATACACCCACACTCATGAAACTGCTCTTTATCTGCCTTTTGAGGTTAGGTTGTTAACGGCTGGCTATTAGGCCAAAGAGATAGATGTTTAACCAGTATCAGGAAGCTCCCATTCTTCCCTTGGGAAGCAGAATGTTGGAAACTTGAAATGGCTTTTTCAGGTATGTTATCAAATCAGACTGAGTCAGGTCAGCAGTAACAGACAGAGGTTTTGTAACTGTTCATGCTAATGATGGTCTTTGGATATACACAATACTTATAAATCATTCTGACATCAAACATCTCCTCTTCAGATGCCAGTATTCCATGGAAATTGCAACACTATTGACAATATTGACAATGTGGAGCATTAATCATTAATCCTAGGTAATGATTAGGATGGCGCAATATAACTACTCAGTCCATTTAAGCACTtgggttagggtttttttgttattttactgtGGAAAAGGGTAGTAGGAAAATAACTTCAGCTCCTTTGGAGTTTGAAAGTTACTCTGAGCTAAGACATTGCTGTGCATTCCATTTTCACTAGGTCTCCAGGAGGCAAAGACAGATATCTCAATGGCTACCAAGGTATGCTCTTTCTACTCTGGGTTTCCTCTCTATATCCTAATCGCTCTCctggctgctttgttttccacattCCAAGACACTTGTGTCATGATTGTTTTATTAAACGGATGTTCTAAGTACTTCATGCTAATATTactctgcaaaatatttgtaaggAGTAACTCCATTTCTCTGAGACTTCGTCTCTAGGTGATAGCTAAAGAGGATTCTCCAGGACAAGAATCAAAACAAGGGTAGGATTCATCTCACCTGACTTCAAACATCTGCATTATAGATTTCTACAGATGAGCTAGTCCTGAATGCACTTCTGGGGTGTCTGAAATATGGTTTAGGAGCGGTTCCCTAGAAGTGCTTTGTGTTCTCCACTGATGTTTAAGGATGTTCAGAGGACTGCGGATTTCAGGCTGAAGCTGAAGGTTAAGTGAGATGAATGCTGCCAGAGGCGTAGACCTGATCTATAATACAAACCTggaaaagctttatttccttAGGCTACCTTGGACATGAGATC
The Strigops habroptila isolate Jane chromosome 19, bStrHab1.2.pri, whole genome shotgun sequence DNA segment above includes these coding regions:
- the LOC115617959 gene encoding olfactory receptor 11A1, whose amino-acid sequence is MRRAEQGNKTAVVEFIIVGFQSIPEVQFILFLMFLVIYITTVLGNLLIMVLVVTDHHLHNPMFFFLGNLSFLETCYTSTILPRMLANFLTNKYGISLHGCFLQYFFFAGLAGAECCLLTVMSYDRYIAICKPLHYTTIMNDRRCLQLAGSSWVTGLLASAIVTSLMPQLIFCGPNEIDHFFCDFIPVVKLSCSDTHSIELVTFILTSLLTLLPFLLTLTSYAYISNTVLRIPSSTGRHKAFSTCSSHLTVVTLFYGTLIVVYLVPKSNTLRDLHKVFSICYTVLTPLVNPLIYSLRNNNIKKALRTAVTKYSAFHKA